The segment AATGCCGTCTCTTTCTCGCCGTTGCCGAGGATCGAGCCGCCGCTTTGCCAGAGATGGGGCCAGAATTGCCAGGTTGTCTCCTCCGAGCCTGAGACCGAATACGCGTAACCATAGGTCTTGGTCGCGTCGTCTGTCAGCTGCTTGGCCGTCGCGGCGAAGTCATCCCAGGTCCAGTCGCCGGTCGGGTAGGAGACCCCCGCCTTGTCGAAGACAGTCTTGTTGTAGATCAGCGACAGATTATCGACGATGGCCGGGAAACCGATGGTCTTGTTACCGGTTGGCTGGGCCGTCAACCTCGCCGATTCCGGGAACTCATCCCATTTCACTTCTGGATTCTTCACCTCGTCGGTGATGTCCAGCGTGCGGTTGGATGACTCGAGCTCGCTGGCCCACGAGCCGAACGCATAGGAGATGTCCGGGTACTGGTTTCCGGCGAATCCCGCGGATAGCTTCTGAAGAAGGTCTTCGGTCGATGAGGCGCCGGGCGAGACCTTGATCGAGACATTTGGGTTGTCCTTCTCGAACTCGCCGGCGAGTTGCTCGATCAGCTTCTCTGCCTCGTCGGTCTGCCCGGACCAGATCTCCAGCTCGACCTTCGCCTCTTTATCAAGGGTCGTCGCGCCTTGCGAGTCGCCGCAGCCGCTCATTGCGCCAACCAATGCGACCGCAGCGACAACACCGGACGCTCGGAGGGCCTGCTTGCGGAGGAAAGATATCATCATTGATTCCATTCTGGGTGCGGGCTGCCTTCTCGGATCAGCTGAGGACGATGGACCGGGTGAGGTGCCGGGGGGTGTCGGGGTTGAGGCCCCGATACTCGGCGATCGCCACGGCGAGTTGCTGGGTCAGTGCCAATTCGACCAACGGATCCTGAGTTCCGGTGATTACGGTGGCTCCGGTGTGTTCGATATCCCGGATCAGACTCGCTTCGACCGGGCCGATGATCCACACCAGCGAGCGGTCGTCGGCGACGGCAAGGGGGCCGTGTCGGTAGTCCAGGGCCGGGTATGACTCCGCCCATGCCTGCGCGGCTTCGCGGATCTTGAGCGCTGCTTCCTGCGCGAGGCCGTATGTCCAACCGCTACCGAGATAAACAAAGTGTGTGTAGCGTGACACGTCAATGCCGGAGGGCTGGGCAAGCGCGATCTCGGCCTGGCCGGGAAGGCCGCCGACATCTTCACCGAACGCATTGCGGGCGAGCAGCAAGATGGTGGTGGGGAACCGCGTCTGTACGACCGACTCTTCGTCCGCGAAGTCGAGAAGGAGAACGTCGTCGGCCCGCTGGGCGATGGGCGAGTCGGCAACACCGGTTACGGCGATGGTCCGCACCCCGTCGGGCAATGCGTCGAGGGCCGCGATCACCTCGGTGGTAGTTCCCGATCGGCTCAGCACGATCACGGCATCATAGTCGCGCCATGGCCACGGCTCAGATGCGTACGCCGCGTCTGTCTGACCGAGGCCTGCGGCCTCGCGGAGAACCGCGAACGATTCAGCGACGAATGCCGAGGTGCCGCAGCCGAGTACCAGGACTCGGGAACCCGGTAAGGAGAGTAGGTCGGTCGCTTGGGCTGAGTGATCGGCGAGGGCACAGCGCCAAATCTTCGGCTGGCTGGCGATTTCGCGAGCGGTTGTTGTCACGGGGGCTCCAGTAGATCGAGGACTCGAACGCGTTGGTCATAGCGTTTGGACTTATCATTGGATGCGTGGTGAGCGTTTGACAATGAAATTGACCATATCGCTCATTTGAACTGTTCATTTGTTGCAGAGAGGTGTCGAAATGCCGCAGCAGCCAGACTGGGACAGGATTGCAGATTTGAGGCTGGCTGATTGGCTGCCACGCAGGAAGCTGCGTACGAAGGTCACCTCGGTCGACTCGCCAGCATTCCCGGTCATCGACGTGCACAACCATCTCGGCAGATGGCTGAGTGACGGGCGTTGGATGATCGACGACGTTCCAGCGCTCGTGGCGACAATGGACGAATGCGGGATCGAGACCACCGTGAACCTCGACGGTCTGTGGGGGGAGGAGGTGACGGCCAACGTGGAGCGCTACGACCGCGCCTACCCGGGCCGTTTCCTGACCTTCTGTCAGCTGGAGTGGGCCGAACTCGGGGCAGCTGACGGCGTCGATCGATTGCGCAAGTCGCTTGAGGACAGTACACGGCGCGGGGCGCGCGGCCTGAAAGTGTGGAAGACCCTGGGCCTGATGGCGCGCGACGCCGGCGGGGAGTTGATTATTCCCGATGACGAGCGGGTGATCCAGGTCATCGCGCATGCCGGTGAACTTGGCTTACCCGTGTTGATCCATACGGCCGATCCGATCGCATTCTTCGACCCTGTCGATCGGCACAACGAGCGGATCGAAGAGCTCACCGGCGCGCCGGACTGGTGGTTCGGCGATCGGGACAAGTACCCGACATTCGACGCGCTGCTGGACGCGCATGCGGCGCTGGTGCTGGCGTGCCCCGAGACGGCGTTCATCGGCGCCCACGTCGGTTGCGCGGCGGAAGACCTCGATCGGGTCGAGCGACTGCTGAGCGCGGCCCCGAACTACACCGTCGACACGGCGGGCAGGATGGCGGAGCTCGGCAGGCAGCCGCGGCGCTTCGGCCAACTGGTCGCCGCCTATCCCGGGCAGATATTGTTCGGCACGGACATCTATCCGGCGAGTAAGGACCAGTATCGGCTGCACTTCCGGTTCTTCGAGACCGCCGATGAGGGGTTCTCATACGATCCCGGCAGTGAGATCCCCGGGCAGGGACGCTGGGACGTCTCGGCACTGGACCTTCCGCCGGACCTGCTGGAGAGCGTCTATCATCTAAACGCACGGCGCATCCTCGGACTCTGACCACCGGGTTGCTCGGGGCCGACGACCGGCGCGTCGCCCGCCCGGAATGTCAGGCGGGGCCGGGCTCAGTTACCAGGCCGCAGAAGGCGCGGACGAGCTCCATCATCGCCGCTCGTGCGTCCCTGGTGTAGATGCGTGGATCGACGGCATCCGGATGCTCGTTCAGCGATCCGCGGAGCACGCCGGTCGCGGCGATATTGAGGGCGGTGCCCACGTTGACTTTGCGGATGCCCGCAGCGACGGCGGTGGCGATGACCGGGTCCGAAACGCCGGATGATCCGTGCAGCACGAGCGGCACGGGCACCGCCGCCGCGAGCTGCCGGATCAAATCGATGTCGAGTTCGGCGCTGCGGCTGCGCATCGCATGCGAGCTGCCGACCGCAACGGCGAGGCCGTCCACCCCGGTCTGCTCGACGAACCTCGCCGCTTCGCTCGGATCGGTGCGCACGCCCGGAGCATGCGCGCCGTCCTTGCCGCCGATCTGGCCGAGTTCTGCCTCCACCCATACGCCCAGCGCATGGGCGCGCTCGACCACCCTCCGGGTTGCGGCGACATTGTCGGCGTAATCACGCTTGGATGCGTCGAACATGACCGAGCCGACCCCGAACTCGCCCGCGCGGTCGAGGATGTCCTCGACGAGTTCTTCGTTTTCGATGTGGTCGAGGTGGATACCCAGCGGGGTGCTGCCCGATCGGGCGATCTCCCGGCAGGCAGCAAGCAGGGGCTCAGGCGACCCGCGGAAGGCGATAGCGTTCTCGCTAATCTGAAGCAGCGCCGGACTGTTCGCGGCGGTGGCGCCAGCTGCGATCGCCTCGGCGTGTTCGAGTCCGATCACGTTGAAGGACGGTAGGGCTGTGCCCTCGGCGACGACTCTCGCGATTAGCTCCGCCGTTGGGGTGAGTGTCATTGTCCGGTCTCGAGTCGTCCGCCCAGCGAGACCGGGAGGAGGTCCGCGTGTGCTGCCGTGAGGTCGTCGCAGAGCGCCCAGATCTCCGCGGGGGTCAACGATGAGCTGGCATTGGGATCGACGAGCACTGCCTGACGCACAAGGTCCGGGTTGCCTGTTCGGGCGGCTTCGATCGTCAAGGCGGCCACGGAGAGATAAGTCCGATTCAGGGCGGCCCCCTGCGGCGGCACATCGCCGAAGGGCATCGGATGAACGCCAGAGCTGTCGACGAGGCTTGGGACCTCGACGACCGCACCCGCGGGCAGGTTGCTGATCAGACCGCGGTTGACGACGTTCGCGTGGATCGTGCGTTGCGAACCGGTCAGGATCGAGTGGATGATCTGAGGCGCGTACTCGGCTGCGCTCTCCTCAAGTTCGAGGGACCGGCCGTCCGCAAGGGCGGCTTTGGCTTGATTGAACTCGGCGACGTTTTCCTCGGAGATTCCGATGTACTCGAGGGGGCGAAGCCGGAACTTCTCGATTTGGGCGTCTGATCGTAGAAACCACGACAAGTACTCAGCAGAGTGCTCACTCGTCTCAGTCGGGTAGAAGCCGATTCGCTCGAAGATCTCGACCCGCACCCGTCGCCGGAGTTCGGGGTCGGCGGCAATCGCCTCACGCAGCTTGGGGTAGAGGTCTTCGCCGTCGCGGGACCACTCGACGAGCCATGCCTGATGGTTCACACCCGCCGCACGGTAGTGAGTTCCTTCCAGCGGGACGCCGATAAGCCCGCAGAGGTCGCTGACCGTCCAGTACACGCTGTGGCAGAGGCCAACCGTCTTCAACTGCGGTGCGACCAATGACATCCACCAGACGTTCATCGCCATCGGGTTGGTGTAGTTGAGGAACCAGGCCTCAGGGCAGAGCTCAAGCATGTCGGAGGCGATTCCCGATAGCACCGGGAACGTGCGCAGCGCCCGGAAAACGCCGCCAACGCCAGTCGTGTCGCCTATTGTCTGCCGAAGTCCGGCTGCGGCCGGGATCTCGAGGTCGAGACGGGTCGATTCGATCCCGCCCACCTGGATCATGTTGACTACGAAATCCGCACCTTTCAGCGCCTGCCGGCGATCCAGTGTCGCGACGATCTGCACGGCACGATCGAAGTGTTGAGCTATCTGTTCCGCTGTACCACGCGCGACGTCGAGCCGGTCGGGTTCGATGTCGTGGAGGACGATACGCAGCGACGGAAGGTCGTCGAAGCGAAACAAATCGGCGAGCAGCTGGCGGGTGAAGACAACGCTTCCCGCTCCGAGGAAAACAATCTGAGTCATGCAGCGATCATCCGACAGTCTGTGTAATCCGCGCAACAAAATGAGTGATTCGTGTATAAAGTGATCAGATGAACTGATTGGCTGGCGGCACCGAGAAGAAGGATGGACATTGATCGCGACATCTACCGAGACTCTTATTGCGCGCGTGACATCGGGTCGCCGGGCGAAACGCATGGTGGCCATCCTCGACCTGGTGGCGGAGCGCGGGACGATCAGCCTCGCGGATCTCCTGGAGACACTGTCGATCTCGGCGGCGACTGCTCGGCGCGACCTCGCCGAGCTGGCTGAACAAAATCTCATCCTGCGCACCCACGGCGGAGCATCCGCTGTCGATCGCGGCCGGGAGATACCGGTCGCCCTTCGCGACACCAGATTCCAGGATGCGAAACGGACAATTGCGAAAGCGATGGTCAAACGACTGCCCGCCGAGCGACACGTGATAGCCCTCAGTGGTGGAACCACCACCGCCAGCGTTGCGCGCGAACTGGCAACGCACCGAGACATAGCCGTCGTCACCAATTCCCTCACCATCGCCGGACTGCTCTCTGGCTACCCGGATGTGCGCGTTGTGATGACCGGTGGATTTCTGCGTCCCCAATCACTCGAACTCGTTGGCGCGCTGGCGGAGAACACATTCAATTCGGTCAACGTCGGCACCGCAATCGTGGGCGCCGACGGTGTGAGTGCCTCGGCCGGCGTGACGACTCACGATGAGACGGAGGCACGGACCAATCATGCGATGGTAGCGAAAGCACAACGCGCCGTAGTGGTGGCGGACGGATCGAAGATTGGCCGAGTCGCACTAGCCCAGATTGCCGACATCGATAAGATCTCAATGCTGATAACCGACAAAAGCGCCGACCCCGAAGCGCTGAGTGAAATCCGCGCGGCCGGGGTCGAAGTCGTGATTGCCGACGCCTGAACATCTCAACTGTTGTCTGCAACGGGTGTGACAGTGGGCGGGCGGCTTTGGCCTCGGCCGCCCGGCGGCATTGACGCACCACCACCGGGCGGCAAGTATGTGAAAACCGCAGTCTCGGAAGAATGGCGGCGGTAGCGAACGTCCGACGAAACGGGGTAGCCATGAAAATCGCGGTAATAGGCGCAACCGGGAACGTGGGGACGGCGATACTTCGCCGGTTGCACGAGAGTCCGGATGTCGACGGCATAGTCGGGGTGAGCAGGCGCCGGCCGGATGGGGCCGCCGCGCCGTACCACAATGTCACCTGGCACCAGATCGATGTCGGCGACAGAACCGCGATCGACGAACTTTCCCCGGTGCTGCGTGGCGTAGACGCGGTCATCCACCTGGCCTGGCTGCTGCAGCCGAACCACCAGGAAAGCGTTCTTTACCGGACAAACGTCACCGGAACGGCGAACCTGCTGGCCGCCGCCGAGCTGGCCGGCGTGCCTCATGTGATCTGCGCGTCGTCAGTCGGTGCCTACAGCCCGGCGTCCAAGGACACCCGGGTTGACGAGACCTGGCCCACCGGCGGAATCCATACCTCTCATTACAGTCGGCACAAGGCCGCACAGGAACGACTGCTCGATGGATTCGAGGCCCGCCATCCGCAGATCACCGTCAGCCGGCTTCGGCCCGGGCTGATCTTCCAGGGCGCGGCCGGAAGCGAGATCGGCCGGTACTTTCTCGGACCCTTTGTGCCAAAGGGATGGCTGGGCCGACTGCCGCTCGGTTTGCTGCCGTTTCCGGCCAGATTGCAGTTTCAGGCTGTGCACTCCGATGATGTCGCAGAAGCCTATTGTCAGGTAGCCGCGCAACAGGCAGCAGGCGCATTCAACATAGCCGCCGAGCCGGTGTTGGGGCCGGACAACCTGCCATCCCTTTTGGGCGCCGGCCGCACCATCGACCTGCCAGTTTCAGTGCTGCGCTCCGCGGCCGCGCTCAGCTGGCGCCTTCGGGTTCAGCGCTCAGATCCCGGTTGGGTCGACATGGCGGCGCAAGCCCCGTTGATGTCGACCGAGCGGGCTCGGACGGTGCTCGGTTGGCGGGCAAAGATGAGCGCGATGGAGGCTGCCGCCGACGTGATTCGCGGACTGGGCTCCGGCGACGGCCTCAGTCAATCGCCGCCGCTGTCTCCGCGCTGACGCGTACTTCCGCGCAGCTCGCCTGTCGTCGCGTTGTCCGCCATTGAGCTCCGGCAGCAGCTCGGTCGGCACGACCCCGATGTCCGTGCGCTGCTTGCGTGCCGCGGCGGGCAGGATCCGTACCGGACAGCCGTTGCTAGTGGACTCTGACATGGCGGACCCGGAGCGGGATCACGATCAGCAGGCCGAGCAGCAGCACGACCGCGATGCCGAGGACGCCGGCTCGCTGGAACCCGAAGATACTGATCGCGGTGGAGAAGGCCAGAGGTCCGAGGAAGCTGACGGACCTGCCGGTCGTTGCGTAAAGGCCGAAATTCTCGCCCTCACGTCCGGCTGGTGTGATCCGGGCGAGCAGCGTGCGGGATGACGACTGGACCGGGCCGACGAAAAACGACAGCACCATCGCGCACACCCAGAACACCGTCTGGTTCTCGCTGATCATGATCGGCACGGTCCCGGCGATAAGGCATAGCAGCCCCGCCACGATCACCGTCTTCGAACCGAGCCGGTCGTCGAGCGGGCCGCCGATCAGTGCGCCGGTGCCGGCCACCACGTTGGCCGCGATGCCGAGGACTATAATCTCGCTGGCGCTGAATCCATAGCTGCCTGCGGCCAGAACACCGGCAAACGAGAAGATCGCGGCCAGTCCGTCGCGGAAGATCGCGCTGGCCAGGAAGAAGTGCAGGGTGCGCCGGTCCTCGCGCCATAGCTCACCCAGTCGGCGTATCAGGCGTTTGTAATCGCCCAGGAATGCCTTGACCGCGGCGAGGGGACCGCTGGCTTCGACTGCGTCATCGCGCGGCGGATTTTTCGGTCCGGTGATCAGGATCGGAATTGCGAAGATGGCGAACCAGGCAGCGGCGGCGGCGGCAACAAGCCGGTAGCGTAAGCCGTCGGCGTCGGAGGCACCGAGCAGGCCGACATCGGGCTGAATGAACGCGAAGAGCATCAACACGAGCAGGACGAGGCCACCGAAGTAGCCCATGCCCCAGCCGAACCCGGAGAGTTTGCCGATGTTCTTCTCGCTGGCGATCCGCAGCAGCATCCCGTTGTAGCTCACTTCGGCGAACTCGAAGAAGACACTGCCGGTCGCCACCAGGATCAGGCCGAGTAACAGGTACTCGGGAGAGTCGCGGACGAAAAACATGCCGGCCATCGATGCGACGACGATGAATGTGTGCAGGCCGAGCCAGAAACGGTGCCGTCCGGCGACATCGGCACGGGTGCCCGCGGCTGGCGCTATTACGGCAATGATCAGGCCGGCGATGGAGAGCGCGTAGCCGAGCTGTGCGCTGCCATCGGTCTCATTCGCAGCCACGCCCTTGGTCAGGTACGGCGCGAAGACGAAGGTGATGATGACGGCGTTGAATGCTGCAGACCCCCAGTCCCACAGTGCCCAGCTGACAACCGCCTGCTTCGAGGTCACCCCGGCGGTCTCCGTGGGCCTTCCATTGTGCACAGTCAAGGCGAAACGGTCCGCTCTGTAGGTTCTGGTAGTGGCAATTTAGTGACGACCATATCGAAGAAGTGGACCGTGCGGCAGGTATTGCCAGCACCCCCTGTGGGTGGCGACCCTGCGGCAGGCATGGAAAGATCGTCAGTATCGGAGTCGATGCGGCTCCTGTACGACTCTTGACGTTCTCAAAGAAGGAGCCAGCAAATGCCGATCGCTACCCCCGAGGTCTATGCCGAGTTGCTCGATCGTGCGAAGAGCGACGGCTTTGCCTACCCGGCGGTCAACGTTACGTCTTCCCAGACCATCAATGCGGCGATCCGCGGCTTCGCAGAGGCTGAGTCGGACGGCATAATCCAGGTGTCCACCGGTGGGGCCGAGTACATCTCCGGACCGACGGTCAAGGACAGGGTCCGCGGCGCCACCGCATTCGCAATCTTTGCTGAGGAAGTCGCGAAAAGCTACGACGTCAACATCGCGCTGCACACCGACCACGCACCAAGGGATGCCGTCGAAGAGTGGGTCAAGCCCCTGATCGCGGCATCGACTGAGCGGGTGAAGAACGGCCAGAATCCGCTGTTCCAGTCGCATATGTGGGACGGTTCGGCCGTGCCGCTTGATGAGAACCTCGTGCTCGCCGAGCAGCTGCTGGAACTTTCGGCCGCCGCCAGGACGATCCTTGAGATTGAGGTCGGCGTCGTGGGTGGCGAGGAAGACGGCGTCGACAACGAGATCAACGACAAGCTTTACACCACGATTGCTGATGGACTGGCTACTGCCGAGGCGCTGGGTACCGGCGAAAAGGGCCGGTATCTGACCGCGCTCACCTTCGGAAACGTGCATGGCGTGTACAAGCCAGGCAACGTGAAGCTGCGCCCGGAGATTCTCAAGTCGATTCAGGATGAAGTAGGCGCGAAGGTCGGCAAGGATCGCCCGTTCGACCTCGTGTTCCATGGCGGCTCCGGCTCGTCCGAACAGGAGATCGCGGACGCGGTCAGCTATGGCGTGATCAAGATGAACATCGACACCGACACCCAGTACGCCTTCACCCGACCGGTCGCCGACCATATGCTGCGCAACTACGATGGCGTGCTGAAAATTGACGGCGAGGTCGGCAACAAGAAGATGTACGACCCGCGTGCCTGGGGCAAGGCGGCCGAGGCAGGGCTGGCGGCCCGTGTCGTCGAAGCCGCGCAACACCTCGGCTCGGCGGGCAAGCGGCTCAAGTAGTCCTGGGGTCCCGAGTTAGGACCGCGAACTTCAGGCAGGACCGCGGCCGATCGACGATCGCGGTCCTGCACAGGGTTCGCGTTCCTTGCCGGCAGCCTGCGCAGGGTTCGCGTTCCTGGCCCAGCCTTCTAGCGCCGCCCGGAAGGCTGGGCGTCGCTGGTGGCGACTTCTTCTGCCGCAGACTCCCCAATGGTCTCGAACAGTGAATCGGCGAAGTTCTTCGCAATGTTCGGCCGGTCGAGGCGTTGCACGAGATCGTTGGCCAGCTGCCACAGCTTGACGTTGGCCAGCTGGGAGTGCCGGCTCAAAATGCTGAATGCCGCCGCATCGTCGATGCCATAGAAGGCCATAAGCGCTCCTTTGGCCTGCTCGATGCTGGCCCTGTGCTCGGCCGAACGGGTCACCGCTTCGTGCGTTTCGCGATGAATTTCCGCCTTGCGGCTACGGGTGAGGTCAATCAGGAAGCCGTTTACCCTTGTCACTTTGTTGTCGTCATCCTGAATTCCATGTCCGACGGCGACAACGTGCCGGACCGTATTGTGGGAATCGAGGAGCCGGTAGTAATGGCTGAACGCCTCGCCCGTCGAGGTTGCCTGGATGAAGACCCGGCGAACATCGGAGCGGTCGTCTGGGTGCTTGTGTGCCAGCAGAAAGCCGGTTGTCGGGACGATATCCCCGGGTTCAAAACCGTGGATCTCATACATTTCGTCCGACCAGGTCCACGTCTTGGCCGCGGTGTCGTACGTGAACGTCCCCACTAGGTTCCCGGAAGTCGGAACGCTGGAGGCCGCCGACGGGCTCGAAGTATCACCAAAAGCCATAGTGTGCTCATTCCTTCTGATGGACGAACCATCCAAAAAAGACTGAAGCCGACCTCTTGACCTGTATAAGACGGTAACGATCGTCCAGTAGAAGCGCAAGCTCGAGTCAGTTCATGACGAAGGAGCCTGGCGCGGCTAAGCATGGGCTGCGAACATGTGCGGCGCGGTAGGCGTGACCCGAATCGCGCACGGCGCGATGGGTGGCGAACGCAAGGAACGCCGACCGCTTGCAAGCGATCGGCGTTCCTTGCCAGGGGCGAAGTCAGTTGTTTGGCTTCACGTCCCGCGCGGCTTCCTGCGCGTGGCCACCTACTCGCTCGGCTTCGCTGGCACCCTGGTCCTTCACAGTCTGCGCCGAATCGGTCACCTGATCCTTGACCGCGGTGGCCGCCTCTTGCGCCGGCTCCCGCAGGTTATCGGCGGCCTCCTTGGCGGCGTCGCCAAGCCCTTCGCTTGCCTTCGACTTGATTTGGACAGCAAGTTCCTCTTCCTGGCGGCTGGCCGGAATCAATGCGGCGAGCAGCATGCCCGCACCGAACGCAATCGCCCCCATGGCGAGCGGGTTGCCCTCGGCTTTGCCGCGGATCTTGTCAGGAGCATCGGAAGCAGCGCGCTTCAAAGCCGCCCCACCCTTGCCCGGCCCGGAGTCGGCACCGAACAATTTGTCCTTGACGTTTCCCGCGGCGTCGCGCACTTTCTCCGTTTGCCGATGCGCAATGCTGCGTGGGTTGACCTTGTCCTCGATCGCATCGACATCGTTGCTGAGATTGCTTTGCGTGCGCTCGATATCAGCCCGGATTTCGTCTGGGTTATCGCTCATTGCCGACCCTCGTTTCCTTTAAGTGCCTCGGGGATTTCCTTGACGGTGCTCGCGGTCTCCGGGAGGCCCTGAGCTTGCTTGAGTTTTCCTCGGCCGACCATGGCCAGGACAAGCGCTACGACTGCCCAGATGACGGCGACGATAATTGCGGACCAGCCGAAGCCGATCTGGGTGCCCAGCCCGTACCATAGCGCCGCGGAGAGAAACAGCAGCACGAATTGGGCTGCAATCAACGCACCGACGAGTAGTCCGATGCCAGCGCCAGCCTTTTGTGCTGTTTGCCGTGCTTCCGCCTTCGCGAGCGCGATCTCCTGACGCAGCAGCGTGGAGAGATCCTGAGTCAACCGGCCTACGAGGTCACCGAGCGACGCAGCCGACGCGTTGTCGGCGTTGCCTGCCGCCGAGTGACCTCCCGCGGAATGGCTGGTCATGGGTTTATTCCCTCCCCGGGAGTGGCGCCGCGGACACCGCTGCCGGACGTGTAGCCGGCCTCGCTTCCGCCTCTTGGGTAACCCTGCTGGCCGCCAGTTACCGGAGCAGCGGGCTGACCTGTATAGCCAGGTTGAGCCGGGTTTCCGGGCTGCGCGCCGCTTGGATAGCCGGGTTCGCTCCCGGCTGGGTAGCCCGCCTGGTTGCCAGCCAGATAGTCGCCGGTGGGGCCTGTTCCGGTTTGAGCCGCCAGTGGATCAGCATGCTTCGGCGAACCGTCACTCGTCGAGTGCTCTTTCTTGTCGTCCACAACTCCTCGGGTGAGTCGGCCAGCCAGAATTCCGGCGCCTAGTGCGATGCCGATGAAGAGCGCGGGCTTACGCCGGGCAAAACTCTTCACGTCGTCGAGCAGGTCGCGGGGTTCCTTGTCGCCGATCCACGAGGCCGCGGAGTCAAGTCGCTCGGATGCCTGGCGGACCAGCTGAGTTGCCAGGCCGGAATCCTCTGAGTGCTCGGCCATGGAACCGAACTCGTCGCGAAGCGAGCGGATGGTGTCCAGCGCACGTTCCTGCTGTGTCGAGGCCTGCTGACTCAGCTGCTCACCGGCTTGTTGCGTAACGCTCCTGGCCTGTTCCTTGACTTCATCGAGCACGCTTGAGGCTTCGCCTTTTACCGTCTCCGCCACGTTCTTCCCGGCATCGCCGGCCGTCTGACCGACCTCTTTGGCCTTGTCTTTCGCCGTGTCGGTGGAACTGCCACCGACTGTGGATCCGGTTCCTGTGCTCCGATCAGGCCCGGTTGCCCGATGCAGACCGGCGTCGCTGGACACTTCGGTTGGTTGAGCAGGGACCGAAGGCGGTGGGACCACCTCAGGGTCCCGATCATTGTGCGGATACTGCGTCATGGTTCTCCCCTTCTCGCTTAAGAGATATTGCTCCGGGACCTCTTCAATGTCAGATCGCGGGCGTAACAGGAGGGAAACGCACAGCTGCTTGACGTCCCTGCCGTCACCACCGGCTAAGCGGCGTTACCAGGCTTGTGCCCAAAGCTCGAGAATCTAAACGTCATCCTGTGCCGGGTCTTTCAGGTGACGCGCTGGCGCGAGAACCAGCGGTTCCCAAGGTGGGCAGTTCCTCGGTCATGCTCGAGAGCCTTTCTCCCAACCCAAAATTTGGGAGTCAGGCGGATGAAATTGAGTGTCAGCCGGGTATTTCTTGTGGGAGAAGAAGTAGCGCGGGACGTGTTTAACCGCGAAGAAGCAGGGGAACTGCTTCTCAGTATGAGCAATACCTCCCAGGATTTGCCGCGTGCGGTGCTCTTTGATCGCGACGGCACGCTTATCGCGGATGTACCAGACAACCGCGATCCGGCTCAGGTCAGCGCGATGCCGACGGCGCAGGACGCGGTGTCGCTGGCACGTTCCGCGGGAGCACGAGTCGGCGTGATCACGAACCAGGCCGGGGTCGCCCGCGGTTTGCTCACCTCTGAAGACGTCGCGACGGTTAATCGACGAGTCGACGAGTTGTTCGGCACCTTCGACGTATGGTGTGTTTGCCAGCACGCGGAAAGCGACGGCTGTGAGTGCCGCAAACCGAAGCCCGGCATGCTGCTGCGGGCCGCCGAGCTGCTTGGTCTGGCACCGGCAGATCTGGCCTTCGTTGGAGATATCGGGTCCGACGTCGCGGCCGGAACGGCAGCCGGCATCAGAACGGTTCTGGTGCCCACGCCGGTCACCCGGGCGACCGAGATCGACAGTGCACCGGTCGTGGCGGCGAGCCTTTACGAGGCGATTGACGGATTGTTCAGCTCGGATGACGCCTCTCAGCTCGAGGTTCGGGGATGAACCGGCGAGTGCTCGTTGCCCGGCTCGACAGCGTTGGTGATGTCCTGCTTGCCGGACCTGCCGTGCGGGCCATTGCAGCCGAAGCCGAGGTGGTGATGCTCGCCGGACCGCAAGGTAGCGGTGCGGCAGCTCTGCTCCCCGGGGTGGAAAACGTCATCAGCTGGGCGTCGCCCTGGATTGT is part of the Saxibacter everestensis genome and harbors:
- a CDS encoding ABC transporter substrate-binding protein, producing the protein MMISFLRKQALRASGVVAAVALVGAMSGCGDSQGATTLDKEAKVELEIWSGQTDEAEKLIEQLAGEFEKDNPNVSIKVSPGASSTEDLLQKLSAGFAGNQYPDISYAFGSWASELESSNRTLDITDEVKNPEVKWDEFPESARLTAQPTGNKTIGFPAIVDNLSLIYNKTVFDKAGVSYPTGDWTWDDFAATAKQLTDDATKTYGYAYSVSGSEETTWQFWPHLWQSGGSILGNGEKETAFASEAGVSALTFLRGMAVDDKSVYLDQTDTKFGELFASDRIGMITSGPWQLYDLKTAGTKYGVVQLPGTDGDHTTVSGADLWALFDHKDKNRAYWATEFTKWLTSAEQDERWNVEIGNLPLRSSELNSEVFKKQVKEYPGLDVMAANLENAKARPTVPGYAGLSEEIGKAISEVLQGAGDPKPALEQAAKDADESLGE
- a CDS encoding SIS domain-containing protein, which gives rise to MTTTAREIASQPKIWRCALADHSAQATDLLSLPGSRVLVLGCGTSAFVAESFAVLREAAGLGQTDAAYASEPWPWRDYDAVIVLSRSGTTTEVIAALDALPDGVRTIAVTGVADSPIAQRADDVLLLDFADEESVVQTRFPTTILLLARNAFGEDVGGLPGQAEIALAQPSGIDVSRYTHFVYLGSGWTYGLAQEAALKIREAAQAWAESYPALDYRHGPLAVADDRSLVWIIGPVEASLIRDIEHTGATVITGTQDPLVELALTQQLAVAIAEYRGLNPDTPRHLTRSIVLS
- a CDS encoding amidohydrolase family protein; the protein is MPQQPDWDRIADLRLADWLPRRKLRTKVTSVDSPAFPVIDVHNHLGRWLSDGRWMIDDVPALVATMDECGIETTVNLDGLWGEEVTANVERYDRAYPGRFLTFCQLEWAELGAADGVDRLRKSLEDSTRRGARGLKVWKTLGLMARDAGGELIIPDDERVIQVIAHAGELGLPVLIHTADPIAFFDPVDRHNERIEELTGAPDWWFGDRDKYPTFDALLDAHAALVLACPETAFIGAHVGCAAEDLDRVERLLSAAPNYTVDTAGRMAELGRQPRRFGQLVAAYPGQILFGTDIYPASKDQYRLHFRFFETADEGFSYDPGSEIPGQGRWDVSALDLPPDLLESVYHLNARRILGL
- a CDS encoding class II fructose-bisphosphate aldolase; translated protein: MTLTPTAELIARVVAEGTALPSFNVIGLEHAEAIAAGATAANSPALLQISENAIAFRGSPEPLLAACREIARSGSTPLGIHLDHIENEELVEDILDRAGEFGVGSVMFDASKRDYADNVAATRRVVERAHALGVWVEAELGQIGGKDGAHAPGVRTDPSEAARFVEQTGVDGLAVAVGSSHAMRSRSAELDIDLIRQLAAAVPVPLVLHGSSGVSDPVIATAVAAGIRKVNVGTALNIAATGVLRGSLNEHPDAVDPRIYTRDARAAMMELVRAFCGLVTEPGPA
- a CDS encoding alpha-glucosidase/alpha-galactosidase is translated as MTQIVFLGAGSVVFTRQLLADLFRFDDLPSLRIVLHDIEPDRLDVARGTAEQIAQHFDRAVQIVATLDRRQALKGADFVVNMIQVGGIESTRLDLEIPAAAGLRQTIGDTTGVGGVFRALRTFPVLSGIASDMLELCPEAWFLNYTNPMAMNVWWMSLVAPQLKTVGLCHSVYWTVSDLCGLIGVPLEGTHYRAAGVNHQAWLVEWSRDGEDLYPKLREAIAADPELRRRVRVEIFERIGFYPTETSEHSAEYLSWFLRSDAQIEKFRLRPLEYIGISEENVAEFNQAKAALADGRSLELEESAAEYAPQIIHSILTGSQRTIHANVVNRGLISNLPAGAVVEVPSLVDSSGVHPMPFGDVPPQGAALNRTYLSVAALTIEAARTGNPDLVRQAVLVDPNASSSLTPAEIWALCDDLTAAHADLLPVSLGGRLETGQ